The Cotesia glomerata isolate CgM1 unplaced genomic scaffold, MPM_Cglom_v2.3 scaffold_13, whole genome shotgun sequence genome has a segment encoding these proteins:
- the LOC123273757 gene encoding uncharacterized protein LOC123273757: MYPVERCYENYGTWFQYVTAVVGERDLRRGVKILRRLIGPLTPHEALDLVEEWMALFGPAGPEVSGAATFFFLHMLENPDGEEEFIAPNLSDLERLRGALIEFVFNKNFVCYF; encoded by the exons atgtaccCCGTTGAAAggtgttatgaaaattatggAACTTGGTTCCAGTACGTTACTGCTGTGGTTGGAGAGCGG gaTTTGCGGCGGGGAGTAAAGATTTTACGTCGCTTGATTGGTCCGCTTACCCCACACGAGGCTCTGGATCTAGTCGAGGAGTGGATGGCTCTGTTTGGGCCTGCTGGGCCTGAGGTTTCGGGCGCAGCAACCTTCTTCTTTCTCCATATGCTGGAGAATCCAGATGGCGAGGAGGAGTTCATCGCTCCCAACCTTTCCGATTTAGAACGGTTGCGGGGAGCACTTATTGAATTTGTATTCAATAAgaattttgtttgttatttttga